A single genomic interval of Adhaeribacter pallidiroseus harbors:
- a CDS encoding ABC transporter permease gives MFQNYLKIALRNLWRNKAFSAINIFGLAIGIATCLVIMLFVADELSYDRFNTKADRMVRIIFKVTLNGETMETPTASAPTGETLRRDYPEVEEATRVRVNSAPIISYQNNTFKEDKFAYVDANFFQVFTLPLVQGDAKTALREPNTVVITRATAQKYFGNENPMGKILLFKNEKTSYKVTGVIDKIPANSHFHFNMLASMAGLEEAKQTTWMSNNFNTYLVLRPGYDYKQLQAKMPQVIEKYMGPEVQKALGMSLKQFREKGDDVGLFLQPVTDIHLRSDLTNDLEPGGDIRYVYIFGAIAVFMLLIAAINFMNLSTAGASKRAREVGIRKVLGSVKKELIQQFLLESILLSAIALMVALILVYLALPVFNDLSGKELSLGFTVNFWLLPGLLVFGLIVGVLAGSYPAFFLSSFQPVKVLKGALTAGKESLSLRSGLVVFQFFISVALMIGTTVVYQQLNYIQNKKVGFDKDQVVVLHDTYVLGKQEEVFRQQLLQDPRVVNASVSGFVPVGPTNSENSVVLPENNAAQSVSTRQYFVDYNYIPTLGMQLVAGRNFSKDFASDSTGMVINEAAARSFGWGKNILNRKVFRFISNEGDKKEYHVIGVVKDFHFESLHERITPLLMIIDNNSGSIIVKAKTKDLAGLLATMKQQWNSFTADAPFAYTFMDERFAETYRAEQKIGRILSIFSGLTIFVACLGLFGLATFTAEQRTKEIGIRKVLGASLTNIVSLLSRDFLKLVLIANILAWPIAWWAMQKWLQDFEYRTTIGWWVFGLAGAGALLIALLTVSYQAIKAAIANPVKSLRSE, from the coding sequence ATGTTTCAAAACTATCTCAAAATCGCTTTGCGCAACTTGTGGCGCAACAAAGCTTTTTCGGCTATCAATATTTTTGGTTTGGCTATCGGCATTGCTACCTGTTTGGTGATTATGTTGTTCGTGGCCGATGAACTTAGCTACGACCGGTTCAATACCAAAGCAGACCGCATGGTGCGTATTATTTTTAAAGTTACCCTGAACGGGGAAACCATGGAAACGCCCACGGCCTCGGCACCCACCGGCGAAACGCTCCGGCGCGATTACCCCGAAGTAGAAGAAGCCACCCGGGTGCGGGTAAATAGTGCTCCCATTATTTCGTACCAAAACAACACATTTAAGGAAGATAAGTTTGCCTATGTAGATGCTAACTTTTTTCAGGTATTTACCTTGCCTTTGGTGCAGGGCGATGCCAAAACCGCACTACGGGAACCTAATACCGTAGTTATTACCCGGGCCACCGCGCAGAAGTATTTCGGCAACGAAAACCCTATGGGCAAAATACTGCTGTTTAAAAACGAAAAAACCAGCTACAAAGTAACCGGCGTTATCGATAAAATACCGGCCAATTCGCACTTTCATTTTAATATGTTGGCTTCCATGGCTGGTTTAGAAGAAGCCAAACAAACCACCTGGATGAGCAATAATTTTAATACGTATTTGGTATTGCGCCCCGGTTACGATTACAAACAGCTACAGGCTAAAATGCCGCAGGTAATAGAAAAATACATGGGACCCGAAGTGCAGAAAGCTTTGGGCATGAGCCTAAAACAGTTCCGGGAAAAAGGCGACGATGTAGGCTTGTTTCTGCAACCTGTTACCGATATTCATTTGCGCTCGGATTTAACCAACGACCTGGAGCCGGGCGGCGATATCCGGTACGTGTATATTTTTGGGGCGATTGCGGTATTTATGTTACTGATTGCGGCCATCAACTTCATGAATTTATCTACGGCGGGCGCTTCTAAGCGGGCCCGCGAAGTAGGCATTCGCAAAGTGCTGGGCTCGGTAAAAAAAGAATTAATCCAGCAATTCTTACTCGAATCTATTTTGCTGAGCGCGATTGCTTTAATGGTAGCTTTAATTTTGGTGTATCTGGCCTTACCGGTTTTCAACGATTTATCCGGCAAAGAACTAAGCCTTGGTTTTACGGTTAATTTCTGGCTGTTACCCGGTTTATTAGTGTTTGGCTTAATCGTGGGCGTGTTGGCGGGCAGTTACCCGGCTTTTTTCCTGTCGTCCTTTCAGCCGGTGAAAGTTTTAAAAGGCGCTCTCACGGCTGGCAAGGAAAGTTTGAGCTTGCGCAGCGGGTTAGTAGTATTCCAGTTTTTTATTTCGGTGGCTTTAATGATTGGCACTACGGTGGTGTATCAACAGCTGAATTACATCCAGAACAAGAAAGTAGGTTTCGACAAAGACCAGGTAGTGGTACTGCACGATACGTACGTGCTGGGCAAACAAGAAGAAGTATTCCGGCAGCAGCTTTTGCAAGACCCGCGGGTAGTCAATGCGAGTGTGTCGGGGTTTGTGCCGGTGGGCCCTACCAATTCTGAAAACTCGGTGGTATTGCCCGAAAACAATGCGGCCCAAAGCGTGAGCACCCGGCAGTACTTCGTGGATTATAATTACATTCCTACCTTGGGCATGCAGCTGGTAGCCGGACGTAATTTCTCAAAAGATTTTGCTTCGGATTCTACCGGCATGGTGATTAACGAGGCCGCGGCCCGGTCATTTGGCTGGGGGAAGAACATTTTAAACCGTAAAGTTTTCCGGTTTATTAGCAACGAGGGTGATAAGAAGGAATACCACGTAATTGGCGTGGTAAAAGATTTTCATTTTGAATCGCTGCACGAACGCATTACGCCCCTGCTCATGATTATAGACAATAACTCTGGTTCTATCATTGTAAAAGCTAAAACCAAAGATTTAGCCGGTTTGCTGGCAACCATGAAACAGCAATGGAACAGCTTTACCGCCGACGCGCCTTTTGCTTATACTTTTATGGACGAGCGTTTTGCCGAAACCTACCGGGCCGAGCAAAAAATTGGCCGTATCCTGAGTATCTTTTCGGGTCTTACCATCTTTGTGGCCTGCTTAGGCTTATTTGGCTTAGCTACTTTTACCGCCGAACAGCGCACCAAGGAAATTGGCATCCGCAAAGTACTGGGCGCCTCCCTCACCAATATTGTTTCGCTGCTATCCCGTGATTTTTTAAAATTAGTGCTTATCGCCAATATTCTGGCCTGGCCCATTGCTTGGTGGGCCATGCAGAAGTGGCTACAGGATTTTGAGTACCGCACTACTATTGGCTGGTGGGTATTTGGTCTGGCTGGTGCTGGAGCCTTGCTTATTGCGCTGCTTACTGTTAGTTATCAGGCCATAAAGGCCGCCATTGCTAACCCGGTAAAAAGCTTGCGGAGTGAGTAA
- a CDS encoding ABC transporter permease produces MLQNYFKITLRNLFKNKTFSFINIAGLAVGMASFILITLWIHHELSFEQFHEKKATLYRVFTNVQEAGRVLTGNTTPAPLASSLHSSFPEIKSACRTSYITNHLFKVNAQEIAAAGLCTDPNFLQLFSFPLIKGDSIIALQDPQSVVLTEEFAIALFGKQDPIGQIVRLDNKENFKVTGVLKIIPQNSSFYFQYLLPYEYFRRQNPWGQDATSWDANPIHTYVELKPGASLAQVQEKLKNLPARHGEKDLQLFLHPLTDWYLYSNFENGKVAGGRIEIVRFFGIIAGLILVMACINFMNLSTVRSARRAREVGVRKVLGVTKKGLVFQFLGESIFLAFLAGMVALGLVFLALPTFNELMLANFAIDYQNFYFWVIFVLFLLFTGAAAGVYPAFYLSAFKPVYVLKGIFHKSQKAFPFHKLLVIVQFTFGIVLIISSLVIQKQIKHAQVRDTGYQKEMLIHVQYFGDLKKNYRLLKNDLLRSGVAASVTQTNSPITELWDNSAKVNWAGKTPGLLVNFNVLCADEDLVPTFGLKLTAGRDFDLKNFPTDSMGCMLNESAVKVMGFKDPIGQTIVTDDQKWKVVGIVKNFILGSPYTPTEPLVILGAKSWFNVVHIKFKNNQTITENLSKTEALVKKYNPAYPFAFSFVDEAYEQKFSDEKRVGKLVVLFTALTIFISCLGLFGLATYTAEQRTKEIGIRKVLGASLTNIVSLLSRDFLKLIVIANLIAWPLAGWVMHQWLQNYACRISLGWGVFALAGSGALILALLTVSFQAIKAAVANPVNSLRNE; encoded by the coding sequence ATGCTCCAGAATTATTTTAAAATTACCCTTCGCAATCTTTTTAAAAACAAGACTTTTTCTTTTATCAATATTGCGGGTCTGGCTGTGGGCATGGCTAGTTTTATATTAATTACCCTGTGGATTCACCACGAATTAAGTTTTGAACAGTTTCACGAGAAAAAGGCTACTTTATACCGCGTTTTTACCAATGTGCAGGAAGCAGGACGGGTACTAACTGGCAATACTACTCCGGCCCCGCTGGCTTCCAGCCTACATAGCAGTTTCCCGGAAATTAAAAGCGCTTGCCGCACCAGTTATATTACCAACCATTTGTTTAAAGTAAACGCGCAAGAAATAGCGGCGGCGGGCCTTTGTACCGACCCTAATTTTTTGCAGCTATTTAGCTTTCCTTTAATAAAAGGAGATTCAATTATTGCCCTGCAAGACCCGCAGAGTGTCGTTCTTACAGAAGAATTTGCGATAGCGTTGTTCGGAAAACAAGATCCCATAGGCCAAATCGTCCGTTTGGATAATAAAGAAAATTTTAAAGTTACCGGGGTTTTAAAAATCATTCCTCAAAACTCTAGCTTCTATTTCCAGTACCTGCTGCCTTACGAATATTTCCGAAGACAAAATCCTTGGGGCCAAGACGCAACCAGTTGGGACGCCAATCCCATTCATACGTACGTGGAGTTAAAGCCCGGCGCATCCCTGGCGCAGGTGCAGGAAAAATTAAAAAACTTACCTGCCAGACATGGCGAAAAAGATTTACAATTATTCCTTCATCCGCTTACCGATTGGTACTTGTATTCTAATTTCGAGAACGGGAAAGTAGCCGGCGGGCGTATTGAAATAGTCCGGTTTTTTGGCATTATCGCGGGCTTAATACTGGTAATGGCCTGCATTAATTTTATGAACTTAAGCACTGTGCGCAGCGCGCGGCGGGCGCGGGAAGTGGGTGTCCGGAAAGTATTGGGTGTTACTAAAAAAGGCCTGGTTTTTCAGTTTCTCGGTGAGTCTATTTTCCTGGCTTTTTTAGCCGGTATGGTGGCCTTGGGGTTAGTTTTCCTGGCTTTGCCCACCTTTAACGAGTTAATGCTGGCAAACTTTGCCATTGATTACCAGAACTTTTATTTCTGGGTTATTTTTGTTTTGTTTCTACTTTTTACCGGAGCCGCTGCCGGGGTGTACCCAGCTTTTTATTTATCGGCGTTTAAACCTGTTTACGTACTTAAAGGCATTTTTCATAAAAGCCAAAAAGCCTTTCCTTTCCATAAGTTATTGGTAATTGTGCAGTTTACCTTTGGTATTGTTTTAATTATCTCGAGCCTAGTTATTCAAAAACAAATAAAACACGCCCAGGTAAGAGATACTGGTTACCAAAAAGAGATGCTCATTCATGTGCAATATTTCGGCGACCTGAAAAAGAACTATCGCTTATTAAAAAACGACCTGCTCCGCTCCGGCGTGGCCGCTTCGGTTACTCAAACCAACTCGCCAATTACCGAACTCTGGGACAACTCTGCCAAGGTAAACTGGGCCGGTAAAACTCCCGGACTGTTGGTGAACTTTAACGTGTTGTGCGCCGACGAAGACCTGGTGCCTACCTTTGGCCTGAAATTAACAGCGGGCCGCGATTTCGACCTGAAGAATTTTCCAACCGATTCTATGGGTTGTATGCTAAACGAATCGGCCGTTAAAGTAATGGGCTTTAAAGATCCAATTGGCCAAACCATTGTGACTGACGACCAAAAGTGGAAAGTGGTAGGCATTGTAAAAAACTTTATTCTGGGCTCGCCTTACACCCCCACCGAACCCCTGGTAATACTGGGTGCCAAAAGCTGGTTTAACGTGGTGCACATTAAATTTAAAAATAACCAGACCATAACCGAAAACTTAAGCAAAACAGAAGCCCTGGTTAAAAAATACAATCCGGCTTACCCCTTTGCATTTAGCTTTGTTGACGAAGCCTACGAACAGAAATTCAGCGATGAAAAGCGAGTAGGGAAATTAGTGGTGCTTTTTACCGCACTTACCATTTTTATTTCTTGCCTGGGGTTATTTGGCTTAGCTACTTATACCGCCGAGCAGCGCACCAAAGAAATTGGTATCCGCAAAGTACTGGGCGCCTCGCTCACCAACATTGTATCGCTGCTCTCCCGTGATTTCTTAAAACTAATAGTAATTGCCAATTTAATTGCTTGGCCTTTGGCGGGTTGGGTGATGCACCAATGGCTTCAGAATTATGCGTGCCGCATATCGCTGGGCTGGGGAGTATTTGCTTTGGCCGGCTCTGGCGCGCTTATTCTTGCGCTGCTAACGGTCAGTTTTCAGGCTATAAAAGCAGCGGTAGCTAACCCGGTAAATTCACTACGGAACGAGTAG